In a genomic window of Thermodesulfobacteriota bacterium:
- a CDS encoding pilus assembly protein PilP, with protein sequence MRLLKAEHIPALVLLLAIILSGTLPSYSQGGEENTIGEGMEVIRSARENAPPMPGSEAEPPSGAGAPPGEPASGTDRSLEERASAIQPVAGDRPPYDPAGKRDPFKPFIKLVDIPAAGPAPVVVPPIQRYSLDQFRISGIVWMSGKPRAMVVDPEGNTYFLGDGDRIGNKEGEILEVRENGLLVEETIRSEDVYGEVKVETKKSVLAFEDGQ encoded by the coding sequence GCTTAAGGCCGAACATATCCCCGCGCTGGTGCTGCTCCTGGCGATAATTCTTTCCGGGACCCTTCCGTCCTATTCGCAGGGTGGGGAAGAAAACACCATAGGCGAGGGCATGGAAGTCATAAGATCCGCCCGCGAGAACGCGCCGCCGATGCCCGGCTCCGAGGCCGAGCCCCCTTCCGGCGCCGGTGCTCCCCCGGGCGAGCCTGCATCCGGGACCGATAGATCGCTCGAGGAAAGGGCGAGCGCCATACAGCCCGTCGCGGGCGACAGGCCCCCTTACGATCCCGCCGGAAAGAGGGATCCCTTCAAGCCCTTCATAAAGCTCGTGGACATCCCGGCGGCCGGTCCCGCGCCGGTGGTCGTCCCGCCGATACAGAGATACTCCCTCGATCAGTTCAGGATATCCGGCATCGTCTGGATGAGCGGGAAGCCCCGGGCGATGGTCGTCGACCCCGAGGGCAACACCTACTTCCTCGGTGACGGCGACAGGATAGGCAACAAGGAAGGAGAGATACTCGAAGTGAGGGAGAACGGCCTCCTGGTCGAGGAGACCATAAGGTCCGAAGACGTCTACGGCGAAGTAAAGGTCGAAACGAAAAAATCCGTTCTCGCATTCGAAGACGGTCAATGA
- the pilQ gene encoding type IV pilus secretin PilQ, translated as MRTLFIKVTLLIVCVLSTASYARGSAPRSNYENDSLTGPESPAAQADGAARIQVAQARAVNASDRFNHVESIGFEVDKGMGIVTIGTASPIQYERLADEDKKVSLKLSNVILADKFQVSRDVSDFDSPINFISSFRDPIKPSDIIVVIELKESRVPVNVSQSGNRLVLNFGESRAVRAASEQQVDVSVHPEDLYAFDFRLTSMPGAVKTYKGQLVSFDFKDADIRDVLRIISDISGLNMIIASNVAGTVTLKLTNVPWDQALDVILEDAGLGAFLDGNVLRIAPLATLQARQRAVRKTVETNEELEPLITRQVFVNYATAAELIPLVDPLLSDRGELRVDTRTNSILINDTAVRAGQIESLVEDLDTRTPQVLIESRIVQATLNFTRELGIQWGFDYRASAATGNPTGATFPSSVEVGGTTVGSPFGTTGDNFIIDLPAAAGPGSGGVMGIVLGSLTGAFDLDLRLSALEQRGDGRILSSPKVLTLENTPARIEQGVSIPFLSVSAAGTQTQFVDATLSLSVTPQVTNDNRILMEIVVTDNSPDPALTGAGGQPSIRRNEATTQVLASDGETIVIGGIFTRRMDETNNGLPWFSRLPLLGWLFQNNRTNDERRELIVFITPRIIR; from the coding sequence ATGAGAACCCTGTTCATAAAGGTCACCCTGCTCATTGTCTGTGTGCTGTCCACGGCGTCGTACGCCCGGGGCAGCGCGCCCCGGTCAAATTACGAAAACGACTCATTAACAGGTCCGGAATCCCCGGCGGCACAGGCGGACGGCGCCGCCCGAATCCAGGTGGCGCAGGCCCGGGCGGTCAATGCCTCCGACCGGTTTAACCACGTCGAGAGCATAGGCTTCGAAGTCGATAAGGGGATGGGGATCGTCACTATAGGCACGGCTTCCCCGATTCAATACGAGAGGCTCGCGGACGAGGACAAAAAGGTGAGCCTCAAGCTCTCGAACGTGATACTCGCCGACAAGTTCCAGGTTTCGAGGGACGTAAGCGACTTCGACAGCCCCATAAACTTCATCTCCTCGTTCAGGGACCCGATAAAGCCGAGCGACATCATAGTGGTAATCGAGCTAAAAGAATCCCGCGTCCCGGTAAACGTAAGCCAGAGCGGGAACCGGCTCGTGCTTAACTTCGGGGAGTCCCGGGCCGTCCGGGCCGCGAGCGAGCAGCAGGTCGATGTCTCGGTGCACCCCGAAGACCTCTACGCCTTCGACTTCAGGCTCACTTCCATGCCCGGGGCCGTAAAAACGTACAAGGGGCAGCTCGTCTCCTTCGATTTCAAGGACGCCGACATAAGGGACGTGCTGAGGATTATCTCCGACATAAGCGGCCTCAACATGATCATAGCCAGTAACGTCGCCGGCACGGTAACGCTCAAGCTCACTAACGTCCCCTGGGACCAGGCCCTCGACGTCATACTCGAAGACGCCGGTCTCGGCGCCTTCCTCGACGGCAACGTCCTCAGGATAGCGCCCCTCGCCACGCTCCAGGCCCGCCAGCGCGCGGTAAGGAAGACGGTGGAGACCAACGAAGAGCTCGAGCCCCTCATCACGCGCCAGGTCTTCGTCAACTACGCGACGGCGGCCGAGCTCATCCCCCTCGTCGATCCGCTTCTAAGCGACAGGGGCGAGCTCAGGGTGGACACCAGGACGAACAGCATTCTTATAAACGACACGGCGGTCAGGGCCGGGCAGATAGAGTCCCTCGTCGAGGACCTCGACACGAGGACCCCCCAGGTGCTCATAGAATCGCGGATTGTGCAGGCCACGCTCAACTTCACCCGCGAGCTCGGCATACAGTGGGGCTTCGATTACAGGGCCTCGGCCGCGACAGGCAACCCGACGGGCGCAACGTTTCCGTCGAGCGTCGAAGTCGGCGGCACCACTGTCGGCAGCCCGTTCGGCACCACGGGAGACAACTTCATTATCGACCTCCCGGCGGCTGCGGGCCCGGGCTCGGGCGGCGTTATGGGTATCGTCCTCGGGAGCCTTACGGGTGCGTTCGACCTCGACCTCCGGCTCTCCGCCCTTGAGCAAAGGGGCGACGGCCGAATCCTTTCTTCACCGAAGGTGCTGACGCTCGAAAACACGCCGGCGAGGATAGAGCAGGGCGTTTCGATCCCGTTTCTCTCCGTTTCCGCCGCGGGCACGCAGACCCAGTTCGTCGACGCCACGCTCAGCCTTTCCGTAACCCCCCAGGTGACGAACGACAACCGGATACTCATGGAGATAGTCGTAACCGACAACTCCCCCGACCCTGCGCTCACGGGCGCGGGAGGCCAGCCTTCCATAAGAAGGAACGAGGCCACGACGCAGGTCCTGGCGAGCGACGGCGAAACCATAGTCATAGGCGGCATATTCACGCGCCGAATGGACGAGACGAACAACGGGCTTCCCTGGTTTTCGCGGCTCCCCCTCCTCGGATGGCTCTTCCAGAACAACAGGACGAACGACGAGAGAAGGGAGCTCATAGTATTCATAACACC